A window of the Euzebya pacifica genome harbors these coding sequences:
- a CDS encoding class I SAM-dependent methyltransferase, producing the protein MTDTHTPSPVVADAPTAPVQTCRSCAAPLSHTLVDLGLSPLCETFIDAADAERGEVFYPLRAMVCDGCWLVQVGDYVAPDVIFDDTYPYFASYSDSWLAHARRYVDAMVDRLQLDESSRVVEVGSNDGYMLQYMVQRGIPSLGVDPTANTAAAAKEKGVDTLVDFFGLDVAKRLVAEGWSADLVAGKNVMAQVPDLNDFVAGLAELVSPTGTVTIEFPHLVTMIEELEFDTIYHEHFSYFSLVAVQDVYARHGLVVTDVEELSTHGGSLRVYAQRSDGNPDVAPSVDALLARERELGVDTLAFYEDFAGDVARIRHELVGFLQDARAQGKHVVGYGAPGKGNTLLNHAAIRSDLLEYLVDRNPVKHGRLTPGTRIPIFPPDRLAETKPDVILIMPWNLREEIAAQLAYTREWGAELMVAIPQLTTL; encoded by the coding sequence GTGACCGACACCCACACACCCAGCCCAGTTGTCGCTGACGCTCCGACGGCACCGGTCCAGACGTGCCGTTCCTGCGCGGCCCCGCTGTCACACACCCTGGTCGACCTGGGGCTGTCGCCGTTGTGCGAGACCTTCATCGACGCGGCCGATGCCGAACGCGGCGAGGTCTTCTATCCCCTCCGGGCGATGGTCTGTGACGGCTGCTGGCTGGTCCAGGTCGGCGACTACGTCGCCCCCGATGTCATCTTCGACGACACCTACCCGTACTTCGCCTCCTACTCCGACTCGTGGCTCGCCCACGCCCGGCGGTACGTGGACGCCATGGTCGACCGGTTGCAGCTCGACGAGTCGAGCCGCGTGGTCGAGGTCGGCTCCAACGATGGCTACATGCTGCAGTACATGGTGCAGCGCGGGATCCCGTCGCTGGGGGTCGATCCGACCGCGAACACCGCCGCCGCAGCCAAGGAGAAGGGGGTCGACACCCTCGTGGACTTCTTCGGCCTCGACGTGGCCAAGCGGCTGGTCGCCGAGGGATGGTCCGCGGACCTGGTTGCCGGCAAGAACGTCATGGCCCAGGTTCCCGACCTCAACGACTTCGTGGCCGGGCTCGCCGAGCTGGTCTCGCCCACGGGCACGGTGACCATCGAGTTCCCCCACCTCGTGACCATGATCGAGGAGCTGGAGTTCGACACGATCTATCACGAGCACTTCTCCTACTTCTCCCTCGTGGCGGTCCAGGACGTCTACGCCCGGCACGGGCTCGTCGTGACCGACGTCGAGGAGCTGTCGACCCACGGCGGATCGCTGCGCGTGTACGCCCAGCGATCCGACGGGAATCCGGACGTGGCGCCCTCCGTCGACGCGCTGCTTGCCCGGGAACGCGAGCTCGGGGTCGACACGCTGGCCTTCTACGAGGACTTCGCGGGCGACGTCGCGCGCATCCGCCACGAGCTCGTCGGCTTCCTGCAGGACGCCAGGGCGCAGGGCAAGCACGTGGTGGGCTACGGCGCCCCGGGCAAGGGCAACACCCTGCTCAACCACGCCGCCATCCGCAGCGACCTCCTGGAGTACCTCGTCGACCGGAACCCCGTGAAGCACGGGCGGCTCACCCCGGGTACGCGCATTCCCATCTTCCCGCCGGACCGGCTCGCGGAGACCAAGCCCGACGTGATCCTGATCATGCCGTGGAACCTGCGTGAGGAGATCGCTGCCCAGCTGGCCTACACCAGGGAGTGGGGTGCCGAGCTGATGGTCGCGATCCCCCAGCTGACCACGCTGTGA
- a CDS encoding DUF4910 domain-containing protein, with translation MIGGDGSSMVDGDTLLTRAATVVDIPRSLTGDGVRQLLDVIGDWVPGLQQVEVPTGTEVLDWTVPEEWNLRRATLTGPDGTVVADSARSPLEVVGYSVPVDTRLGLADLEDGHLHSLPDQPDLVPWRTSYYRRTWGFCIPDRVRRDLPEGDYHARVDATLEPGHLTWGELVVPGETTEEVLVTAHLCHPAMANDNASGLVVAAAVAEALAARPTRRRTHRFLFAPGTIGAVAWLATRPDVVSRVVGGVVISGVGDPGTSLTYKRSRRGSAPMDTAMRLALRDAEVEHTLVDYAPWGYDERQFNSLGYDLGVGLLNRTPHGTYPEYHTSADDLSFLRAAHLEESASLVLAGLDALEAHRPVRNLKPHGEPQLGPRGLWPSIGGATGRRAQMALLWVLAEADGERTVLDVADRAGLPVAEVMAAATQLAGTDLLEFGG, from the coding sequence GTGATCGGTGGGGACGGCAGCTCGATGGTGGACGGTGACACGCTCCTCACCCGTGCGGCCACCGTCGTCGACATCCCACGGTCGCTGACCGGTGACGGGGTCCGGCAACTGCTGGACGTGATCGGTGACTGGGTGCCGGGTCTGCAGCAGGTCGAGGTCCCGACGGGTACGGAGGTGCTGGACTGGACGGTGCCCGAGGAGTGGAACCTGCGCAGGGCGACGCTGACGGGCCCCGACGGCACCGTGGTGGCCGACTCCGCGCGCAGCCCGCTGGAGGTCGTGGGGTACTCCGTCCCCGTCGACACCCGGCTCGGCCTGGCCGACCTCGAGGACGGCCATCTCCACAGCCTTCCCGATCAGCCCGACCTCGTGCCCTGGCGCACCAGCTACTACCGCCGGACCTGGGGGTTCTGCATCCCCGACCGGGTGCGCCGGGACCTGCCGGAGGGCGACTACCACGCGCGGGTCGACGCCACCCTCGAACCCGGCCACCTGACCTGGGGCGAGCTGGTCGTCCCCGGCGAGACCACCGAGGAGGTGCTCGTCACCGCGCACCTCTGTCACCCGGCGATGGCCAACGACAACGCGTCGGGCCTGGTGGTTGCCGCAGCCGTGGCCGAGGCGCTCGCCGCCCGTCCGACGCGGAGGCGGACACATCGCTTCCTGTTCGCACCCGGGACCATCGGGGCCGTGGCCTGGCTCGCGACCCGGCCCGACGTCGTCAGCCGGGTCGTCGGTGGGGTGGTCATCTCGGGGGTGGGTGACCCGGGAACGTCGTTGACCTACAAGCGCTCGCGTCGCGGATCCGCCCCCATGGACACCGCGATGCGCCTGGCCCTGCGTGACGCGGAGGTCGAGCACACGCTGGTCGACTACGCCCCCTGGGGGTATGACGAGCGGCAGTTCAACTCGCTCGGCTACGACCTCGGCGTCGGGTTGCTGAACCGGACGCCACACGGGACCTACCCCGAGTACCACACCTCCGCCGACGACCTGTCCTTCCTGCGGGCTGCGCACCTCGAGGAATCCGCATCGCTGGTCCTGGCGGGGTTGGATGCGCTCGAGGCACACCGTCCCGTGCGCAACCTCAAGCCGCACGGGGAGCCGCAGCTGGGTCCCCGCGGACTGTGGCCCAGCATCGGCGGGGCAACCGGACGGCGCGCCCAGATGGCCCTGCTGTGGGTCCTGGCGGAAGCCGACGGCGAGCGAACCGTGCTCGACGTCGCCGACCGTGCCGGCCTGCCGGTCGCCGAGGTCATGGCGGCCGCGACGCAGCTCGCCGGCACCGACCTCCTGGAGTTCGGCGGCTGA
- a CDS encoding glutamate-1-semialdehyde 2,1-aminomutase — MDDLASIRPPTAAARDLQQRAHRAIPGGAHTYAKGDDQFPRNAPPLLVRGEGARVWDSDGNEFVEYGGGLRAIVLGHGHPHVVEAVQKAIVDGTNFARPSVLEVEAAEDLLAFLDRPDWMVKFTKNGSDANSSALRLARAATGRELVAVCRDQPFFSVEDWFIGTTPMDAGIPAAVRDLTVAFPYDDLDALRVLLADRTVAAVVMEAAKYDDPSPGWFEGVRRLCDETGTVFVLDEMITGVRWPGRTAMGHYGIQPDLATYGKALGNGFSVSAVTGRRELMELGGLHHDRPRVFLASYTHGAESTGLAACRAVTAVGMENDIGAGIAARGEALEARLNAVSRACGVDEHFFAWGPGQVLVFVTRDADGAPSQVLRALAMQELVAGGVLGTSLVMSLAHGESEFDQTVAAWERAAAVYARALEDGTAGLLRGHPTSPVWRRYN; from the coding sequence TTGGACGACCTCGCCAGCATCCGCCCCCCGACTGCCGCCGCCCGTGACCTGCAGCAGCGCGCCCATCGGGCGATTCCCGGAGGCGCCCACACCTACGCCAAGGGCGACGACCAGTTCCCGCGCAACGCCCCGCCCCTGCTCGTGCGTGGCGAGGGGGCACGGGTCTGGGACAGCGACGGCAACGAGTTCGTGGAGTACGGCGGGGGGCTGCGGGCGATCGTGCTCGGCCACGGCCACCCCCACGTGGTCGAGGCGGTCCAGAAGGCGATCGTCGACGGCACGAACTTCGCGCGGCCCTCGGTCCTCGAGGTCGAGGCCGCCGAGGACCTGCTGGCGTTCCTCGACCGCCCCGACTGGATGGTGAAGTTCACCAAGAACGGCAGCGACGCCAACTCCAGCGCACTGCGCCTGGCCCGTGCGGCCACCGGTCGTGAACTGGTGGCGGTCTGCCGTGACCAGCCGTTCTTCTCCGTCGAGGACTGGTTCATCGGCACCACGCCCATGGACGCCGGCATCCCGGCCGCGGTGCGCGACCTCACCGTGGCCTTCCCCTACGACGACCTCGACGCGCTCCGCGTCCTGCTCGCCGACCGGACGGTGGCGGCCGTGGTCATGGAAGCCGCGAAGTACGACGACCCCTCACCGGGCTGGTTCGAGGGCGTCCGGCGGCTCTGCGACGAGACCGGCACCGTCTTCGTGCTGGACGAGATGATCACCGGTGTGCGCTGGCCCGGCCGCACCGCCATGGGGCACTACGGCATCCAGCCCGACCTGGCGACCTACGGCAAGGCCCTGGGCAACGGCTTCTCCGTCTCCGCAGTCACCGGCCGGCGCGAGCTGATGGAGCTCGGCGGCCTGCACCACGATCGCCCCCGGGTGTTCCTCGCCAGCTACACCCACGGCGCGGAGTCCACCGGCCTGGCCGCATGTCGGGCGGTGACCGCCGTCGGCATGGAGAACGACATCGGGGCCGGCATCGCCGCACGGGGCGAGGCCCTCGAGGCCCGCCTCAACGCGGTGTCCCGTGCCTGTGGGGTCGACGAGCACTTCTTCGCCTGGGGGCCCGGGCAGGTCCTGGTGTTCGTGACCCGGGACGCCGACGGCGCACCGTCGCAGGTGCTGCGCGCGCTGGCGATGCAGGAGCTCGTCGCGGGCGGGGTGCTCGGCACGTCGCTGGTGATGAGCCTTGCCCACGGTGAGTCGGAGTTCGACCAGACCGTCGCGGCCTGGGAGCGAGCAGCAGCGGTCTATGCACGGGCGCTGGAGGACGGGACGGCTGGCCTGCTCCGCGGCCACCCGACCAGCCCGGTCTGGCGCCGATACAACTGA
- a CDS encoding sugar phosphate nucleotidyltransferase — MNRWREETITAMATADKLDPADIPVVILAGGFGMRLHEETERVPKPMVQIGDKPIMWHIMRHYATYGFRRFTICLGYKSWVIKEYFLNYFAETNDLRVQLGRHSSVEYLGDSLVEDWEITLVETGLHSGSTGRLQGVQRYIDTPYFMYTYGDGVGTVDIDAVHRQHVEGDRLATVTGVKPTSRYGMLLHDGDRVTAFDEKPEIAEGYVSGGFFALSSGIFDRLDGADPTGFMELDVLPGLVSEGQVGIHRHHGFWHSMDTYRDYVALNDMWDAGDPPWKTWKDEG; from the coding sequence ATGAATCGTTGGAGAGAAGAGACCATCACCGCCATGGCCACCGCCGACAAGCTCGATCCGGCCGATATCCCCGTCGTCATCCTCGCGGGGGGGTTCGGGATGCGGCTCCACGAGGAGACCGAACGTGTCCCCAAGCCCATGGTCCAGATCGGGGACAAGCCGATCATGTGGCACATCATGCGGCACTACGCCACCTACGGGTTCCGGCGCTTCACGATCTGCCTGGGCTACAAGAGCTGGGTCATCAAGGAGTACTTCCTCAACTACTTCGCCGAGACCAACGACCTGCGTGTGCAGCTGGGTCGCCACAGCAGCGTGGAGTACCTGGGTGACTCGCTGGTGGAGGACTGGGAGATCACCCTGGTCGAGACGGGGCTGCACTCCGGCAGCACCGGACGCCTGCAGGGTGTCCAGCGCTACATCGACACCCCCTACTTCATGTACACCTACGGCGATGGGGTGGGGACGGTGGACATCGACGCGGTGCACCGTCAGCACGTCGAGGGTGACCGCCTGGCGACCGTGACGGGCGTGAAGCCGACGTCCCGCTACGGCATGTTGCTGCACGACGGCGACCGGGTGACGGCGTTCGACGAGAAGCCAGAGATCGCCGAGGGGTACGTCTCGGGCGGGTTCTTCGCCCTGTCGTCCGGGATCTTCGACCGCCTCGACGGCGCCGACCCCACGGGGTTCATGGAATTGGACGTCCTGCCGGGCCTGGTGTCGGAGGGACAGGTCGGCATCCACCGCCACCACGGCTTCTGGCACTCGATGGACACCTACCGGGACTACGTGGCGCTCAACGACATGTGGGACGCCGGGGACCCGCCGTGGAAGACGTGGAAGGACGAGGGCTAG
- the rfbC gene encoding dTDP-4-dehydrorhamnose 3,5-epimerase, which translates to MEVLDTALEEVKVLRQQRHGDERGWFTRAWCQHEYTDAGLDPVAAQVNFSSTSRRGTVRGLHRQVEPHAEAKTVWVVSGAILDVAVDLRDGSPTRAEHVAAELSADNGLGLHVPKGFAHGFQALTDDVVMVYVMSQFYAPGTEQGVRFDDPTIGIDWPLPVTVLSDKDAALPPLGPPETP; encoded by the coding sequence GTGGAGGTCCTCGACACGGCGCTGGAGGAGGTCAAGGTCCTCCGCCAGCAACGCCACGGTGACGAGCGTGGCTGGTTCACGCGGGCGTGGTGCCAGCACGAGTACACCGACGCCGGCCTCGATCCCGTTGCCGCCCAGGTCAACTTCAGCTCCACCTCCCGGCGCGGCACCGTCCGCGGCCTCCACCGCCAGGTCGAGCCGCACGCCGAGGCCAAGACGGTCTGGGTCGTGTCCGGCGCCATCCTCGACGTGGCGGTTGACCTGCGCGACGGCTCACCGACCCGCGCCGAGCACGTCGCCGCCGAGCTCTCCGCGGACAACGGGCTGGGCCTGCACGTCCCCAAGGGCTTCGCACACGGGTTCCAGGCCCTGACCGACGACGTCGTCATGGTCTACGTGATGAGCCAGTTCTACGCCCCGGGCACGGAGCAGGGGGTGCGGTTCGACGACCCCACGATCGGGATCGACTGGCCCCTCCCGGTGACGGTCCTCAGCGACAAGGACGCCGCCCTGCCACCCTTGGGTCCGCCCGAGACCCCCTGA
- a CDS encoding SCP2 sterol-binding domain-containing protein — protein MPTFPRAEWMTAYADTVAAHPRADAMSTALAGRFRFVVKAGGGLQTRLVHDMVVAPGGVFVAEPGDESIPATLTVTADYPRWKGLITGKADFVMSFVMRKVKVQGDLSTVRDQLSDARPLLECLHEVPTDFEF, from the coding sequence GTGCCCACCTTCCCCCGTGCGGAGTGGATGACCGCCTACGCCGACACCGTGGCGGCGCACCCCCGGGCCGACGCCATGTCGACGGCGCTGGCGGGACGGTTCCGCTTCGTGGTCAAGGCGGGCGGGGGCCTGCAGACGCGGTTGGTCCACGACATGGTCGTCGCCCCGGGTGGGGTGTTCGTCGCCGAACCGGGCGACGAGTCGATCCCGGCCACGCTGACCGTCACCGCTGACTACCCGCGGTGGAAGGGCTTGATCACGGGGAAGGCCGACTTCGTCATGTCGTTCGTGATGCGCAAGGTCAAGGTGCAGGGAGACCTGTCGACGGTTCGCGACCAGCTGTCCGACGCCCGTCCGCTGCTGGAGTGCCTGCACGAGGTTCCCACGGACTTCGAGTTCTAG
- the cysC gene encoding adenylyl-sulfate kinase — translation MTALTLGRDQLAAWELLTGGWLLPLDGFASPAELAAGLPRVTLDLPADVGTSLVGQTVELREPEGVRLGTMNVAGAAPAPWAGEGTVHLHGAQAVDVPAVRYDHQDLRVTRDGAPDDVAIVIPSGRPLTSVELEGLVDRGRSRGSLALVSLVGDAPADDTAMHTLVRAHRLHADRLRAGGVDVHHIVLPAPPPVDGEVPAVTALATSVLAGEHGRVEWPAAPVGEIDTDVAALLARRNPRPDGAGLTIFFTGLSGSGKSTVAGAVMARLHAETDRTVTLLDGDLVRQHLSSELSFSREHRDLNITRIGFVAAEITKHRGVAVCAPIAPYDATRRAVRDMVERHGQFVLVHVATPLEVCEARDRKGLYARARAGEIGSFTGISDPYEVPGDAELVLDTTDISIAAAAEQVMAALRDRGLLPLGASPVAPASSGKRQDSTA, via the coding sequence ATGACTGCCCTCACCCTCGGCCGTGATCAGCTGGCTGCCTGGGAACTGCTGACCGGCGGGTGGCTCTTGCCGCTCGACGGCTTCGCGTCGCCCGCCGAGCTCGCCGCGGGCCTGCCCCGCGTCACCCTCGACCTGCCGGCCGACGTGGGGACGTCGCTCGTCGGGCAGACCGTCGAGCTGCGCGAACCCGAAGGAGTGCGGTTGGGCACGATGAACGTGGCCGGCGCCGCGCCGGCGCCGTGGGCAGGGGAGGGAACGGTCCACCTGCACGGCGCCCAGGCCGTCGACGTCCCCGCCGTCCGCTACGACCACCAGGACCTGCGCGTCACCCGTGACGGCGCGCCCGACGACGTCGCCATCGTGATCCCGTCCGGCCGGCCGCTGACGTCGGTGGAGCTCGAGGGGCTCGTCGATCGTGGTCGCAGCCGCGGTTCGCTCGCGCTGGTGTCGCTGGTCGGCGATGCACCCGCCGACGACACCGCCATGCACACCCTCGTCCGCGCCCACCGCCTGCATGCCGACCGGCTGCGCGCCGGTGGTGTCGACGTCCACCACATCGTCCTCCCGGCACCGCCACCGGTCGACGGCGAGGTCCCGGCCGTCACGGCGCTGGCCACGAGCGTGCTGGCCGGCGAGCACGGCCGGGTCGAGTGGCCAGCCGCCCCCGTAGGGGAAATCGACACCGACGTGGCGGCCCTGCTGGCCCGGCGCAACCCGCGGCCGGACGGTGCCGGCCTGACCATCTTCTTCACGGGCCTGTCGGGGTCCGGCAAGTCCACGGTGGCTGGCGCGGTGATGGCCAGGCTGCACGCGGAGACCGATCGCACCGTGACCCTGCTCGACGGTGACCTCGTGCGTCAGCACCTCTCCAGCGAGCTGTCGTTCTCGCGGGAGCACCGCGACCTCAACATCACCCGCATCGGCTTCGTGGCGGCCGAGATCACCAAGCACCGTGGTGTTGCGGTCTGCGCACCCATCGCTCCCTACGACGCCACCCGACGCGCCGTGCGCGACATGGTCGAGCGGCACGGGCAGTTCGTGCTCGTGCACGTCGCCACCCCGCTGGAGGTGTGCGAGGCCCGCGACCGCAAGGGCCTGTACGCCCGGGCGCGGGCCGGCGAGATCGGATCGTTCACGGGGATCTCCGACCCCTACGAGGTCCCCGGTGACGCCGAGCTCGTGCTGGACACCACCGACATCTCCATCGCGGCCGCGGCGGAGCAGGTCATGGCCGCCCTGCGGGACAGGGGCCTGCTGCCGCTCGGGGCGTCTCCTGTCGCGCCGGCGTCGTCGGGCAAGCGGCAGGACTCCACGGCGTGA
- a CDS encoding SLC13 family permease, with product MTVDAWITAAAVAGVLIALARELAPPPFVILGAVVGLLLLDVITTEQALAGFANPAPLTVAALYVVARAVQRTGGVTAAVDMLLAGAHDGDRPPSARGVLMRMLPPVMATSALLNNTPIVAVLAPNLATWAEERGLSSSKLLIPLSYAAILGGVLTAVGTSTTLVVSGLMEQAGLAPLGLLEPLRFGLPVAVVGGAVVAMAAPRLLPTRSAAHQSFRVGAKAFTLSVQVIADGPVDGVTIADAGLRALRGVYCVQVRRGDQVMAPVGPDIQLLGGDELTFVGNVHRVVDLQHRRGLSSTEAHHASAIGGTTQVFYEGVIGQSSPLVGETLKQVGFRARYGAAVVAIHRAGAPVGDKLGEVTLKVGDTLLCLAGAGFAGRAQESGTFALVAAIGAEAPLDKRRTRVALLVLAGMLVLAGSGLLTILEASLAAALALVATKVMTAAQARQAVDVPVIVVIAAAFGLGAAVESSGLADAIAGLVETVAGPFGTVGLVVGLILLVVVLTELITNNAAAVLAFPVALATAERADLAARPLLLAVAVAASLSFVTPLGYQTNLMVYGLGGYRFGDFARLGVPVAVVSVLALSTAVFLQV from the coding sequence GTGACCGTCGACGCATGGATCACCGCTGCTGCCGTGGCTGGCGTGCTGATCGCGCTGGCCCGGGAGCTCGCGCCACCCCCGTTCGTGATCCTCGGCGCCGTGGTGGGGTTGTTGCTCCTGGACGTCATCACCACCGAGCAGGCGCTGGCCGGCTTCGCCAACCCTGCCCCGCTGACCGTGGCGGCCCTGTACGTCGTGGCTCGGGCCGTGCAGCGCACGGGCGGTGTCACCGCTGCGGTCGACATGTTGCTCGCCGGCGCGCACGACGGTGACCGGCCACCCTCCGCCAGGGGGGTCCTGATGCGCATGTTGCCGCCGGTCATGGCCACCTCGGCCCTGCTGAACAACACGCCGATCGTGGCGGTGCTCGCGCCGAACCTTGCGACCTGGGCGGAGGAGCGGGGCCTGTCGTCGTCCAAGCTGCTGATCCCGCTGAGCTACGCGGCGATCCTCGGTGGCGTCCTGACCGCCGTCGGCACCTCGACCACCCTCGTCGTCTCGGGCCTGATGGAGCAGGCCGGCCTGGCGCCCCTCGGGCTCCTCGAGCCCCTTCGCTTCGGCCTGCCGGTGGCCGTCGTTGGGGGCGCGGTCGTCGCCATGGCCGCGCCGCGGCTGCTGCCCACCCGCAGCGCTGCCCACCAGTCCTTCCGCGTCGGGGCCAAGGCGTTCACGCTGTCGGTGCAGGTCATCGCCGACGGACCCGTGGACGGGGTCACCATCGCCGACGCCGGCCTGCGCGCCCTGCGAGGGGTCTACTGCGTGCAGGTCCGCCGCGGCGACCAGGTCATGGCGCCGGTCGGGCCCGACATCCAGCTGCTCGGCGGGGACGAGCTGACCTTCGTCGGCAACGTGCACCGGGTGGTGGACCTGCAGCACCGACGTGGCCTGTCCTCCACCGAGGCGCACCACGCCAGCGCGATCGGGGGCACGACGCAGGTCTTCTACGAAGGGGTCATCGGCCAGTCCTCACCGCTGGTCGGGGAGACCCTCAAGCAGGTCGGGTTCCGTGCCCGCTACGGCGCGGCCGTCGTGGCGATCCATCGCGCCGGCGCCCCCGTCGGCGACAAGCTGGGCGAGGTGACCCTCAAGGTCGGCGACACCCTGCTGTGCCTCGCAGGGGCCGGGTTCGCCGGGCGGGCGCAGGAGAGCGGCACGTTCGCCCTGGTCGCCGCCATCGGTGCGGAGGCGCCCCTGGACAAGCGACGCACCCGCGTGGCGCTGCTGGTGCTGGCCGGGATGCTGGTGCTGGCCGGCTCGGGGTTGCTGACGATCCTCGAGGCGTCCCTGGCGGCGGCCCTGGCCCTCGTGGCGACGAAGGTGATGACGGCCGCCCAGGCCCGCCAGGCCGTCGACGTGCCGGTCATCGTCGTGATCGCCGCGGCGTTCGGGCTGGGTGCCGCGGTGGAGTCCAGCGGCCTTGCCGACGCCATCGCCGGGCTCGTCGAAACGGTGGCGGGCCCCTTCGGCACCGTCGGCCTCGTGGTCGGGTTGATCCTGCTCGTGGTGGTGCTCACGGAGCTGATCACCAACAACGCCGCCGCGGTGCTGGCCTTTCCCGTGGCCCTGGCCACCGCCGAACGCGCCGACCTGGCGGCCCGCCCCCTCCTGCTGGCGGTCGCGGTGGCGGCGTCCCTGTCCTTCGTGACACCGCTGGGGTACCAGACCAACCTGATGGTCTACGGCCTGGGCGGCTACCGGTTCGGCGACTTCGCCCGGCTGGGCGTACCCGTGGCGGTCGTCAGCGTGCTCGCGCTGTCCACCGCGGTGTTCCTGCAGGTCTGA
- a CDS encoding SAM-dependent methyltransferase, translating to MSDTSRNQQFRRHGGGSLRYNAPLSRGRATRLARAVASRQPDRVLDVGCGSGALLHEVLLAVPTARGRGIDVDPVATERAARAARTLGLADRVTHDPVDAGRSTLRADAVLCVGSSHAVGGLKGLLHDVDADTMLVGEGFWYGSQPLAWRDVFGPLPEGLGGLVDRAHVAGWTVIGAEASDPWEWDAFERAWGDGVRRSHLPGAAAFADSRWDAYARGYRGRLGFGWLLLQR from the coding sequence ATGTCCGATACATCCCGAAACCAGCAGTTCAGGCGGCACGGCGGGGGGTCGTTGCGCTACAACGCGCCCCTGTCGAGGGGCCGTGCAACCCGCTTGGCCCGGGCCGTCGCGTCCAGGCAACCCGACCGGGTCCTCGACGTCGGCTGCGGGTCGGGAGCCCTGCTCCACGAGGTCCTCCTCGCCGTGCCGACCGCCCGTGGGCGCGGCATCGATGTCGACCCCGTGGCCACTGAGCGGGCCGCCCGTGCGGCCCGGACGTTGGGGTTGGCCGACCGGGTGACCCATGACCCGGTCGACGCGGGCCGGTCGACCCTCCGGGCCGACGCCGTCCTGTGCGTGGGGTCGAGCCATGCAGTCGGAGGACTCAAGGGCCTCCTCCACGACGTCGACGCCGACACGATGCTGGTCGGCGAGGGCTTCTGGTACGGCAGCCAACCGCTGGCCTGGCGAGACGTGTTCGGTCCCCTGCCGGAAGGCCTGGGCGGCCTGGTCGATCGCGCCCACGTCGCGGGGTGGACCGTCATCGGCGCGGAGGCCAGCGATCCGTGGGAGTGGGACGCGTTCGAGCGCGCGTGGGGTGACGGGGTCAGGCGGTCGCACCTTCCCGGGGCCGCCGCCTTCGCCGATTCGCGGTGGGATGCCTACGCGAGGGGATACCGCGGTCGCCTCGGGTTCGGCTGGCTCCTCCTGCAGCGGTGA
- a CDS encoding LPXTG cell wall anchor domain-containing protein translates to MTKILRQMGMYALVLLVGMFTMMAVAVPASAQDDSCYPVPPGGCPSVVPECADVVAAIVADDPTQEQIDALDANGDGIIDEQDLPATCTCEELIAAIAAGELDPDNLPADALANCGCSEILDAIAAGTLDASNLPEGAAEALAQCGCQEVLDAIAAGTLDADNLPEAAAEALAQCGCEELVAAIVAGTVDPMNLPGDLGDLLATCCDELAEAVIAGDIDPATLPEGLLESCGCDTVQALIDAGVLDADALPEDCEEGPSVAVAQDIADTGIDAEGMGAMTLGALLAGGLFLLLSRRRTAA, encoded by the coding sequence ATGACCAAGATCCTGCGGCAAATGGGGATGTACGCCCTCGTACTGCTCGTGGGCATGTTCACGATGATGGCAGTTGCTGTCCCCGCGAGCGCCCAGGACGACTCCTGCTATCCCGTGCCCCCGGGCGGTTGCCCGAGCGTGGTGCCCGAGTGTGCAGACGTCGTCGCCGCCATCGTGGCCGATGACCCGACGCAGGAGCAGATCGACGCGCTCGACGCCAACGGCGACGGGATCATCGACGAGCAGGACCTCCCCGCCACGTGCACCTGCGAGGAGCTGATCGCCGCGATCGCCGCAGGTGAGCTCGACCCCGACAACCTCCCAGCGGACGCGCTCGCGAACTGTGGCTGTTCGGAGATCCTCGATGCGATCGCCGCTGGCACGCTGGACGCCAGCAACCTGCCGGAGGGCGCTGCCGAGGCACTCGCCCAGTGCGGCTGCCAGGAGGTCCTCGATGCGATCGCCGCTGGCACGCTGGACGCCGACAACCTGCCCGAGGCCGCCGCTGAGGCGCTTGCGCAGTGTGGTTGCGAGGAGCTCGTCGCCGCCATCGTGGCCGGCACCGTCGACCCGATGAACCTGCCCGGCGACCTCGGTGACCTGCTGGCCACCTGCTGTGACGAGCTCGCCGAGGCCGTCATCGCCGGCGACATCGACCCCGCGACCCTCCCCGAGGGCCTGCTGGAGAGCTGTGGCTGTGACACGGTCCAGGCCCTGATCGACGCGGGCGTCCTCGACGCCGACGCGCTGCCCGAGGACTGCGAAGAGGGGCCGTCGGTTGCCGTCGCCCAGGACATCGCCGACACGGGCATCGACGCCGAGGGCATGGGTGCCATGACCCTGGGTGCGCTGCTCGCCGGTGGGCTGTTCCTGCTGCTGAGCCGCCGCCGCACGGCCGCGTAG